From a region of the Pan paniscus chromosome 19, NHGRI_mPanPan1-v2.0_pri, whole genome shotgun sequence genome:
- the LGALS3BP gene encoding galectin-3-binding protein produces MTPPRLFWVWLLVAGTQGVNDGDMRLADGGATNQGRVEIFYRGQWGTVCDNLWDLTDASVVCRALGFENATQALGRAAFGQGSGPIMLDEVQCMGTEASLADCKSLGWLKSNCRHERDAGVVCTNETRSTHTLDLSRELSEALGQIFDSQRGCDLSISVNVQGEDALGFCGHTVILTANLEAQALWKEPGSNVTMSVDAECVPMVRDLLRYFYSRRIDITLSSVKCFHKLASAYGARQLQGYCASLFAILLPRDPSFQTPLDLYAYAVATGDALLEKLCLQFLAWNFEALTQAEAWPSVPTDLLQLLLPRSDLAVPSELALLKAVDTWSWGERASHEEVEDLVEKIRFPMMLPEELFELQFNLSLYWSHEALFQKKTLQALEFHTVPFQLLARYKGLNLTEDTYKPRIYTSPTWSASVTDSSWSARKSQLVYQSRRGPLVKYSSNYFQAPSDYRYYPYQSFQTPQHPSFLFQDKRVSWSLVYLPTIQSCWNYGFSCSSDELPVLGLTKSGGSDRTIAYENKALMLCEGLFVADVTDFEGWKAAIPSALDTNSSKSTSSFPCPAGHFNSFRTVIRPFYLTNSSGVD; encoded by the exons ATGACCCCTCCGAGGCTCTTCTGGGTGTGGCTGCTGGTTGCAGGGACCCAAG GCGTGAACGATGGTGACATGCGGCTGGCCGATGGGGGCGCCACCAACCAGGGCCGCGTGGAGATCTTCTACAGAGGCCAGTGGGGCACTGTGTGTGACAACCTGTGGGACCTGACTGATGCCAGCGTCGTCTGCCGGGCCCTGGGCTTCGAGAACGCCACCCAGGCTCTGGGCAGAGCTGCCTTCGGGCAAG GATCAGGCCCCATCATGCTGGATGAGGTCCAGTGCATGGGAACCGAGGCCTCACTGGCCGACTGCAAGTCCCTGGGCTGGCTGAAGAGCAACTGCAGGCACGAGAGAGACGCTGGTGTGGTCTGCACCAATG AAACCAGGAGCACCCACACCCTGGACCTCTCCAGGGAGCTCTCGGAGGCCCTTGGCCAGATCTTTGACAGCCAGCGGGGCTGCGACCTGTCCATCAGCGTGAATGTGCAGGGCGAGGACGCCCTGGGCTTCTGTGGCCACACGGTCATCCTGACTGCCAACCTGGAGGCCCAGGCCCTGTGGAAGGAGCCGGGCAGCAATGTCACCATGAGTGTGGATGCTGAGTGTGTGCCCATGGTCAGGGACCTTCTCAG GTACTTCTACTCCCGAAGGATTGACATCACCCTGTCGTCAGTCAAGTGCTTCCACAAGCTGGCCTCTGCCTATGGGGCCAGGCAGCTGCAGGGCTACTGCGCAAGCCTCTTTGCCATCCTCCTCCCCCGGGACCCCTCGTTCCAGACGCCCCTGGACCTGTATGCCTATGCAGTGGCCACAGGGGACGCCCTGCTGGAGAAGCTCTGCCTACAGTTCCTGGCCTGGAACTTCGAGGCCTTGACACAGGCCGAGGCCTGGCCCAGTGTCCCCACAGACCTGCTCCAACTGCTGCTGCCCAGGAGCGACCTGGCGGTGCCCAGCGAGCTGGCCCTACTGAAGGCCGTGGACACCTGGAGCTGGGGGGAGCGCGCCTCCCATGAGGAGGTGGAGGACTTGGTGGAGAAGATCCGCTTCCCCATGATGCTCCCTGAGGAGCTCTTTGAGCTGCAGTTCAACCTGTCCCTGTACTGGAGCCACGAGGCCCTGTTCCAGAAGAAGACTCTGCAGGCCCTGGAATTCCACACTGTGCCCTTCCAGTTGCTGGCCCGGTACAAAGGCCTGAACCTCACCGAGGATACCTACAAGCCCCGGATTTACACCTCGCCCACCTGGAGTGCCTCTGTGACAGACAGTTCCTGGAGTGCACGGAAGTCACAACTGGTCTATCAGTCCAGACGGGGGCCTTTGGTCAAATATTCTTCTAATTACTTCCAAGCCCCCTCTGACTACAGATACTACCCCTACCAGTCCTTCCAGACTCCACAACACCCCAGCTTCCTCTTCCAGGACAAGAGGGTGTCCTGGTCCCTGGTTTACCTCCCCACCATCCAGAGCTGCTGGAACTACGGCTTCTCCTGCTCCTCGGACGAGCTCCCTGTCCTGGGCCTCACCAAGTCTGGCGGctcagatcgcaccattgcctaCGAAAACAAAGCCCTGATGCTCTGCGAAGGGCTCTTCGTGGCAGACGTCACCGATTTCGAGGGCTGGAAGGCTGCGATTCCCAGTGCCCTGGACACCAACAGCTCTAAGAGcacctcctccttcccctgcccGGCAGGGCACTTCAACAGCTTCCGCACGGTCATCCGCCCCTTCTACCTGACCAACTCCTCAGGTGTGGACTAG